The Actinosynnema mirum DSM 43827 genomic interval GGGGCGGCGGTGGCGACCTGGGCGCTGCCCGGCGAACCACCGCCGTCCGCTCCGACGCAGGTCAGGCTCCGGGACAACACCGGGTTGCTGCCACCGTCCTCGGACGCGGCCCCGACCACGCCCCCGAGCGGCGAGCAGGGCGGCGGGCAGGGCGCGGCGCCGACCGCGGCGCCGACGGCGGCGCCCCCGGACTCCCCCGTGGTCATCCCGCCTCCGCCCCCGGTCCCGCCGGACGATGACGACGACGATGACGACGACCTCGACGACTGACCCCGCACCCCACCGGACTGGACGACCGACCTGAGATGGCCGACCCCGACACACCCACCGTCACCCTGGACACCACCCTCGCCACCCGCCCCGCGCCCCGCCGCAAGCGGGCCGTCCCCGCACGCGTGCGGATCATGGGCTGGCTGCTGCTCCTGGTCGCCGTGGTCTCCCTGTCCACCACCCTGGTGACCCGCAACCTGCTGCTGCGCGAGGTCGACCGGGACGTCCGCTCCGCGCTGGAGCAGGAGGCCGCCGAGCTGGACCAGGTCCTCGCCGAGGGCGTCGACCGGGCCACCGGCCAGCCGTTCGCGGACGTCCGGCACGCCCTGTCCGCGCACCTGCGCCGCCAGTACGTGGACGACGACGAGGTCATCGTCGCCTGGACCCCGCAGTCCGGCCCGATGCTCCAGGACCGCGCCGAGCCGTTCCGCCTGGGCGCGCACCCGGAGGTGCTGGACCCGATCCTGGCCTCCCCCGACCACAGCGGCGCGGTCGCGACCCCGGCAGGCGAGCTGCGCTGGATCAGGGTGGACGCCACCGGCGCGGCGGGCGACCGGGGCGCGCTGGTCGTGGGCTACCTGGTGGACCGGGACCGGGCCGAGGTGGCGTCGACGGTGCGCGTGCTGCTCGGCGTGGGCCTGCTCGGGGTGGTGCTGGCGGGCGCGTCGGCGTGGTTCGTGGCGGGGCAGATCCTGAGCCCGGTGCGGCTGGTGCGCCGGGCCGCCGCCGAGATCACCGAGCACGACCTGACCCGCCGCATCACCGTGGAGGGGCGCGACGACGTGGCCGCGCTGGCCGAGCAGTTCAACGCGATGCTGGACCGGCTGGAGCGGGCGTTCGCCACCCAGCGGCGGTTCCTGGACGACGCGGGCCACGAGCTGCGCACGCCGATCACGATCGTGTCCGGGCACCTGGAGCTGCTGGGCGAGGACCCGGTGGAGCGGGCCGAGGCGGTGCGGCTGTGCCTGGACGAGCTGGACCGGATGAACCGCATGGTGAACGACCTGCTGCTGCTGGCCAAGGCCGAGCAGCCGGACTTCATCGACGCGCGACCGGTGGAGGTGGCCGAGCTGACCGGTGACGTGTACGCGAAGGTGCGGGCCATCGGGGACCGGCGGTGGCGCCTGGAGTCGATCGGGGAGGGCGTGGCGCTGCTGGACGAGCAGCGGATCACCCAGGCCGTGGTGCAGCTGGCGCAGAACGCGGTGCAGCACAGCCCGGAGGGCTCGGAGGTGCTGATCGGGTCGCTGGTGCGGCCCGCGCCCGGTGGCGGCTCGGTGTCGTTCTGGGTGGCCGACCGGGGTCCTGGCGTGCGGCCGGAGGACGCGGGGGCGATCTTCGAGCGGTTCAGCCGGGGCTCGACGGGCGGCGCGCCGGGGCACCGGGCGGGCGCCGGGCTGGGGCTGGCGATCGTGCGGGCCATCGCCGAGGCGCACGGCGGGTTCGTGCGGCTGACCTCGGCGCCGGGCGCGGGGGCGCGGTTCGCCGTGGAGGTGCCGCTGCGGGTTCCGGAGGGCGAGGGGATGACGGTGCAGCTGCCGGTCGGCGGGACGCCGGGAGGTGGGTCGTGGCGCGAATCCTGATCGCCGAGGACGAGGAGCGGATCGCGTCGTTCGTGCGCAAGGGGCTGACCGCGAACGGGTTCGCCACGACCGTGGTGGGCGACGGCGAGGCGGCGCTCGGGTACGCGCTCGGCGGCGGGTTCGACCTGGTGCTGCTGGACATCGGACTGCCGGTGCTGGACGGGTTCGCCGTGCTGGCGCGGTTGCGGGAGCGCGGGTGCGCGACGCCGGTGATCATCCTGACCGCGCAGGACTCGGTGCGGGCGACCGTGGCCGGGCTGGAGGGCGGGGCGGACGACTACATGACCAAGCCGTTCCGGTTCGAGGAGCTGCTGGCGCGGGTGCGGCTGCGGTTGCGCTCGCCGGAGGCGGTGGTCGAGCGGACCGTGCTGCGGGCCGGTGGTCTGGCGCTGGACCTGCGGACGCGGCGGGTGGACGTGGACGGGGTGGCGGTGGACCTGACGGCGCGCGAGTTCGCGCTGCTGGAGCTGCTGCTGCGGCACCACCGGCGGGTGCTGTCGCGGGAGCAGATCCTGTCGCACGTGTGGGGCTACGACTTCGATCCGGGGTCGAACATCGTGGACGTGTACGTGCGGGCGCTGCGGCGCAAGATCGGGGCCGGGCGGATCCGGACGGCGCGCGGCATGGGGTACTCGTTCGACGCGGGGTGAGCCGGGTTTCGCGCGCGTACGCGTGCGCGCGTATTCGTTCTTGGTGCGGCGCGCGGGGCGAGCCGCGGGGCGATCGGTGGCGCACGGGTGACGCCGAGCGCCAATCGAGACGGTCCGGGCGCGGTCCTCGGGGTGGTTCCGGGGCGTCCTCGGGGCGCCCCGCACCCGACCCGCAACCGTCCCCCCACCGCCCCCGCAACCCCGTCCACCCACGATGGAATCGCATCGGGGGTTCGGGGATCGGGCGGGGGACGTCCCCCGCATCCGGAGGCTCCTCCGTACTGCGTTCCCCCAGTTCACACCCCGTCCCACGACCGGGTTAGGGGTAATCAACACACAGTTGCATCGGTTCCCACGAAACGTGACACAAGTCACCGATTTCGGAGTGAACCTTGCCCATTCGTAGTACTCCCGGTTACGTTTCCGGCCGCAGATCACGGTTCGGTCACGTGCGAAGCTCAACGCGGGAGGCAGTTCTTTGGCTCGGCACAGGAGACCCCAGGGGGAACCGACCACGCTGGTGTTCCCAGTGGTCGTCACCGCCCCCGGCGTCGTTCCCGGAGCGCACCGCGCCGAGTCCGACAAGGCCCCGCTGGCCCACCGGGTGTCCGCCGTCGCGATGGCGGTCGGCGTGGTCGCGGGAGCGGGCGGGGCCGCGGCCTACGCGGTCACCGGCGGCACCTTCAGCCCCAGCGCGGGCGCCATGAACTTCGGCGGGTTCGGCGACCCGGACGCCCAGGCGGTCTCGCCCGCGGCGCAGGCGATCACCGAGGTGCGGACCGTCCACTCGGTGGACGTCGGCGGCGAGGCCTCGCGCCTGCTCCAGCAGGAGCAGATGACGGCGGCCATGGCGGTCAACCAGATCAGCGACGCGGCGGCGAACGACTACGCGGCGCGGGTCAAGGCCGAGCAGGAGCGCAAGGAGCGCGAGGCCGAGGCGCGCAAGCCCGCCAAGCAGCGCGAGGTCGAGGTCTGGATCAAGGAGGCCATCAAGGTCCTCCAGGCCAACGGCACCTCGATCGACAACAGCAGCGTGGGCGCGATCTGGACGGTGATCCAGAAGGAGTCCGGCGGCAACGTCAACGCCATCAACAACTGGGACTCCAACGCGGTGCGCGGCACCCCGTCGAAGGGCCTGATGCAGGTCATCGACCCGACGTTCCAGGCGTACAAGCTCGCGGGCTACGACGACATCTACCGCCCGGTGGACAACATCATCGCCGGCGTCCGGTACGTGTACGCCCGCTACGGCGGCTTCCACAACCACCCCGGCCTGGTCGGCATCAACGCCGGAACCGGCTACCAGGGCTACTGATCCGCGGCCACTGATCCGCGACCCCGCCCCTCCCCCGGTCCCGTTCGGGACCCGCGGAGGGGCGGACGCGTGCGCGCGGAACCTCTGAGCGGGCCGTGAGCGCCCCGGAGGGCCTCGACGGCACCCGCCCGACCGGAATCGGGCGTTGAGGCCGCAGCGGGCGACGTGGACCCCGGAACGACGCTGTCCCGAGCCGCGCCGACCGCCGCTGGGATCAGGGGTACCCCGCACCGGCCCGGTTTGAACCGCACTCCTGCGGGCGACTCCCTCCCGTCCACCAAGACGGGAGGCGGAGACCCCATGGGCGACTCGCACGCGCTGATCGTGCTCGTGTCCGTCGGCGCGGCCGTGATCGCGCTGCACCTGCTCGCCCGCCGCCTGCGCCTGTCGCCGCCGATCGTGCTGCTGGTCGGCGGGGCGCTGGCCGCGCTGGTCCCCTGGCTGGAGCCGATCCGGCTGCCGCCCGAGGTGGTGCTGCTGCTGTTCCTGCCCGCGCTGCTGCACTGGGAGGCGCTGAACACCTCGCTGCGCGAGATCAGGGCGAACCTGCGCAGCATCGCGCTCAGCTCGGTCGTGCTGGTGCTGGTGACCGCCGCCTCGGTCGCGGCGGTCGGGCACGCGCTGGGCCTGAGCTGGCCGGTGGCGTTCGTGCTCGGCGCGGTGGTCGCGCCCACCGACGCCACCGCGGTCGGCGCGGTCGCGGGCCGGATGCCGCACCGGCAGCTCACCCTGCTGCGGGCCGAGAGCCTGGTCAACGACGGCACCGCGCTGGTGCTGTTCGCGATCGCGGTGGCCGTGGCCAGCGGTCGGGAGGAGTTCTCCTGGCCGTCCGCGCTGGGCGACTTCGGCCTGTCGTACGCGGGCGGCGTCGTGGTGGGCCTGCTGGTCGGGCTGCTGGTGACCTGGCTGCGCAAGGTGGTCGTGGAACCGCTGCCGGAGGCCGGGATCAGCGTGCTGACCCCGTTCACGGCGTTCCTGCTGGCGGAGGAGGTCCACGCGTCGGGCGTGCTGGCGACCGTGGTGTGCGGGCTGCTGGTGAGCCAGACCGGGCCGCGCTGGTTCTCGGCCAGGACCCGGTTGCAGTCGCGCGGTTTCTGGCAGCTGGGCGCGTTCCTGCTCAACGGCGCGCTGTTCGTGCTGGTCGGCCTGCAGCTGCGGGACGCGGTGGCGGACGCGCACACCTGGCGGGCGCTGCTGGCGGTCGTGCTGGTGTCGGCGACGGTGATCGGGGTGCGGCTGCTGTTCTTCAACACCGTGCCGTACCTGGTGCGGCTGGTGGACCGCAGGCCCGCGCAGCGGGACCGGCGGATGGGGTTCCGGGAGCGGCTGCCGGTGGCGTGGGCGGGCTTCCGGGGCGGGGTGTCGCTGGCGGCGGCGCTGGCCGTGCCGCTGACCGTGCAGGACGGCGGGGCGTTCCCGGAGCGGGAGCTGCTGGTGGTGGTGACGTTCGGGGTGATCGTGGCGACCACGCTCGGCCAGGGCCTCACCC includes:
- a CDS encoding sensor histidine kinase codes for the protein MADPDTPTVTLDTTLATRPAPRRKRAVPARVRIMGWLLLLVAVVSLSTTLVTRNLLLREVDRDVRSALEQEAAELDQVLAEGVDRATGQPFADVRHALSAHLRRQYVDDDEVIVAWTPQSGPMLQDRAEPFRLGAHPEVLDPILASPDHSGAVATPAGELRWIRVDATGAAGDRGALVVGYLVDRDRAEVASTVRVLLGVGLLGVVLAGASAWFVAGQILSPVRLVRRAAAEITEHDLTRRITVEGRDDVAALAEQFNAMLDRLERAFATQRRFLDDAGHELRTPITIVSGHLELLGEDPVERAEAVRLCLDELDRMNRMVNDLLLLAKAEQPDFIDARPVEVAELTGDVYAKVRAIGDRRWRLESIGEGVALLDEQRITQAVVQLAQNAVQHSPEGSEVLIGSLVRPAPGGGSVSFWVADRGPGVRPEDAGAIFERFSRGSTGGAPGHRAGAGLGLAIVRAIAEAHGGFVRLTSAPGAGARFAVEVPLRVPEGEGMTVQLPVGGTPGGGSWRES
- a CDS encoding response regulator transcription factor, giving the protein MARILIAEDEERIASFVRKGLTANGFATTVVGDGEAALGYALGGGFDLVLLDIGLPVLDGFAVLARLRERGCATPVIILTAQDSVRATVAGLEGGADDYMTKPFRFEELLARVRLRLRSPEAVVERTVLRAGGLALDLRTRRVDVDGVAVDLTAREFALLELLLRHHRRVLSREQILSHVWGYDFDPGSNIVDVYVRALRRKIGAGRIRTARGMGYSFDAG
- a CDS encoding transglycosylase SLT domain-containing protein; the encoded protein is MFPVVVTAPGVVPGAHRAESDKAPLAHRVSAVAMAVGVVAGAGGAAAYAVTGGTFSPSAGAMNFGGFGDPDAQAVSPAAQAITEVRTVHSVDVGGEASRLLQQEQMTAAMAVNQISDAAANDYAARVKAEQERKEREAEARKPAKQREVEVWIKEAIKVLQANGTSIDNSSVGAIWTVIQKESGGNVNAINNWDSNAVRGTPSKGLMQVIDPTFQAYKLAGYDDIYRPVDNIIAGVRYVYARYGGFHNHPGLVGINAGTGYQGY
- a CDS encoding Na+/H+ antiporter, which codes for MGDSHALIVLVSVGAAVIALHLLARRLRLSPPIVLLVGGALAALVPWLEPIRLPPEVVLLLFLPALLHWEALNTSLREIRANLRSIALSSVVLVLVTAASVAAVGHALGLSWPVAFVLGAVVAPTDATAVGAVAGRMPHRQLTLLRAESLVNDGTALVLFAIAVAVASGREEFSWPSALGDFGLSYAGGVVVGLLVGLLVTWLRKVVVEPLPEAGISVLTPFTAFLLAEEVHASGVLATVVCGLLVSQTGPRWFSARTRLQSRGFWQLGAFLLNGALFVLVGLQLRDAVADAHTWRALLAVVLVSATVIGVRLLFFNTVPYLVRLVDRRPAQRDRRMGFRERLPVAWAGFRGGVSLAAALAVPLTVQDGGAFPERELLVVVTFGVIVATTLGQGLTLPLVLRWARLGEDEARPAELLLAERTASEAGLAALDEAARGLDAPRDVVERVRGEIRRRLESLEAMGVDGAPVENPLLGDDYAALHLALLEPKRAAVVRLRDERLVDDLVLLRMQTRLDVEEVRLSAALEEELE